The sequence below is a genomic window from Cumulibacter manganitolerans.
CATAGATGAGTGGAACCGCCCGTCCGGAGTGTCCCTCGGCAAGGTTCGCGTCCCGCCGTCGGACGCGGAGATGACGGAGTTCTTCGACCGTTGGCGGGCGTCGGTCGCGAATGCCAGGAAGTATCTGCCTGCGGCGCGGGACTACTTTACGGCGTCGCTCTGGCGACGCCTGGGTCTGCGGATCAACGAGTCGGTCATGCTCGACATCCGGGACTGGCGGCCCGACCTCGGACAGATCGGCAAGCTGCATGTCCGGTTCGGGAAGGGCTCACGCGGCCGCGGCGTCAAGCCGAGGCTGATCCCCGCGATCAACGGCGCCGCCGAGCTGATCGACTGGTGGCTGGCCGAGGTGCGCCCGCAGTTCGGGTCGGATTGGAGCGACCCGGACGCGCCGATGCTGCCCAGCGAGCGGATCGATCACGAGTTCGGCCGTTCGGTTCGGGTCGGCCCGAACGCGCTGCGTCGGGCGCTGGCCGATCAGACCGAACGGTGGCTGCCCGCCTGGTCGGGGCGGATGACCCCGCACGTCCTGCGACACTACTGCGCGTCCTCGCTCTACGCCGCGGGCATGGACTTGAAGGCGCTGCAGGAGCTCCTCGGGCACAACTGGCTCTCGACGACGAGCCAGTACATCCACGTCCGCAGCGACCACATCGAGACCGCGTGGCATCAGGCCAACGCCCGCATCGAACGACGCCTGGGAGGAGAGGGCTGACATGCTCTGGAACCTGCGGTTGAAGGCCGCCGAGCGCGGCATCTGGAAGTCCGCCGAGCTGCGGCGGATGCTCGCTGACGCGGGCCTGGAACTGAGCCTGGGGAAGATGTCGGCGCTCTGGACCGGCACCCCGAAGACGATCCGCCTCGACGACCTCGACGTGATCTGCCACGTCCTGGCCTGCGAGCCCAGTGACCTCCTCGTCCGCGAGCCCGCGAAGGTCGCCGCCCGCAAGCCGGCACAGGAGAAGATCGCCGGCGCGAGCGATGTCCCGCCGATCGTCCGGCCCCGACCAGGGAACCCACGCTCGACACCACCGCTATGAGCACGACGCTCGGGTTCAACGAGCGGTTTCGGCCCCCACGGACCTGCTTCACCTGCGGCGTGAACCGAGCGGCCTGGACCCGCCCGCGGGTCGAGTACTGCTACGAGTGCATGCCCGGCGGACCGTTCACCCCGCCACCGTGTGAACGATGCGGCTCGAGCGCCTACTTCAACCAGGGCCGCTGCGAGCTCTGCCATCCCGGCAGTCCCCGCTATCCCGGAGCCTGCAAGGACTGCCTCGCCTGGGGCGTTTGCCGGCAGAACAACTGGCTCTGCTGGGCCTGCCGCTGGTGGCGCCAGCACTACCCGGTCGGCGACTGCGTCTACTGCGGGCGGCACGTCACGATCGGGGTGCAGGGCGCCTGCCGTCTCTGCCTGGAATCCGCTCGCCGCGTCACCGAGCCCGGCACCGCCCCGGACCCCGCCGATGGCGTCCGCTACGGGCTCCAGCTCTTCTTCGCGAACATGCCCGCGCCGCGCAAGCCCAAACGGTCCACATCGGGGATTCGTGCGCTGCGGAAGGCTCTGGCCGCTCAGGTCGACCGGCAGGCCAACTGGGACCAGCCCGAGCTGTTCCACCTCGATCCGGACCCCGAGTTGCTGCGGCAGGCGACGACGGCCGGCGCACGGGAGTGGACCTACCGAACCGACACGATCGTGTTCGCGCACGCGGAGAGATTCGGCTGGTCCGAGCGGCAGACGAACCAGGTCCGCCGGTCGTTGAAGATGATCCAGCTGATACGACCCGACGGCGCCACCCAGGTCCGCGCCAGCGAGGTCCTGCGGCTGAGCGGCTACGACACCAACACGAACCGGGTCTCCACCCTCGACGTTCTCGCCGAGGCCGGGTTCCTGATAGATGACCAGGTGCCGCACATCGTCCGCTACTTCGACGCCAGGACCGCGGGCCTGCCGGAAACGATGACCAGCCAGCTCGCCGTCTGGTTCGACCTCATGCGGCACGGCTCGACCATCCCGCCGCGGCGCAAGTCCCGAGACGATAACACCACCCGCAC
It includes:
- a CDS encoding tyrosine-type recombinase/integrase: MALTPVRSVATAPVLVSPQDADDFEQELIDQFALAQASAGISDGYITSSRSVVFEFARSLSGPAWTARYADGDRFLAEQRRLGRAQSTRAGKAGMIAQFYDFLITRYLGDIRAATGVIVEQPIDEWNRPSGVSLGKVRVPPSDAEMTEFFDRWRASVANARKYLPAARDYFTASLWRRLGLRINESVMLDIRDWRPDLGQIGKLHVRFGKGSRGRGVKPRLIPAINGAAELIDWWLAEVRPQFGSDWSDPDAPMLPSERIDHEFGRSVRVGPNALRRALADQTERWLPAWSGRMTPHVLRHYCASSLYAAGMDLKALQELLGHNWLSTTSQYIHVRSDHIETAWHQANARIERRLGGEG
- a CDS encoding helix-turn-helix domain-containing protein; translated protein: MLWNLRLKAAERGIWKSAELRRMLADAGLELSLGKMSALWTGTPKTIRLDDLDVICHVLACEPSDLLVREPAKVAARKPAQEKIAGASDVPPIVRPRPGNPRSTPPL
- a CDS encoding site-specific integrase, with protein sequence MSTTLGFNERFRPPRTCFTCGVNRAAWTRPRVEYCYECMPGGPFTPPPCERCGSSAYFNQGRCELCHPGSPRYPGACKDCLAWGVCRQNNWLCWACRWWRQHYPVGDCVYCGRHVTIGVQGACRLCLESARRVTEPGTAPDPADGVRYGLQLFFANMPAPRKPKRSTSGIRALRKALAAQVDRQANWDQPELFHLDPDPELLRQATTAGAREWTYRTDTIVFAHAERFGWSERQTNQVRRSLKMIQLIRPDGATQVRASEVLRLSGYDTNTNRVSTLDVLAEAGFLIDDQVPHIVRYFDARTAGLPETMTSQLAVWFDLMRHGSTIPPRRKSRDDNTTRTLILGIMPILHAWANAGIDSLAQVTRRMIADSLPAEPSQRHWADRGLRSVFAVMKARKLVFTDPIRNLPIVNTRTTIPMPLDAAAIRAALNHPDPATALGVAIVSFHGLTNGQTRAIQLTDVVDGRLTLYDGRSIPLAEPVRVRLAAWLDYRAQRWPATINPHLFLTQQTAPRLSAPGHSFPWKKAGLNPQSLRTDRILQEIYATGGDVRRICDLFGIGIEAALRYATNLGHAAFREQIPAPARALDGD